One Ricinus communis isolate WT05 ecotype wild-type chromosome 2, ASM1957865v1, whole genome shotgun sequence DNA segment encodes these proteins:
- the LOC125369230 gene encoding E3 ubiquitin-protein ligase ATL4-like, producing the protein MASTYEYYMWQDFNNKDSNDIDVDCDIFDIQIHFHHVLEIHYPESNQIPVTTTHRSFPIPRNLIFSSDDQSRSSIMDAILSTTAASRDFIDLILPEVSSFALEMATHPSNKNVKVLTMGLLICVVTPYDEREEIDRALGETIQEKARFKPASKSCIEGLKRVRIDKDDDKISGETCMVCLEKESVGEVVIRLACGHVFHEDCIVKWLHTNHLCPLCRFSIS; encoded by the coding sequence ATGGCATCTACTTACGAGTACTACATGTGGCAAGATTTCAACAACAAGGATAGCAACGACATTGATGTTGATTGTGATATATTCGATATCCAAATCCACTTCCACCATGTTCTTGAAATACATTACCCTGAAAGCAATCAGATTCCCGTAACAACAACCCACAGATCATTCCCTATACCTCGAAACCTAATCTTTTCATCAGATGATCAGTCTCGGTCATCTATTATGGACGCTATACTTTCCACCACTGCTGCCTCAAGAGACTTCATTGATTTAATCTTGCCTGAAGTATCTTCGTTTGCTTTGGAAATGGCTACTCACCCAAGCAATAAGAATGTTAAGGTGCTAACAATGGGCTTGCTTATCTGTGTTGTTACTCCTTATGATGAGCGCGAAGAGATTGATCGTGCTTTGGGTGAAACGATTCAAGAAAAAGCAAGGTTTAAGCCCGCGAGTAAATCTTGCATTGAAGGATTAAAGAGGGTTAGGATTGATAAAGATGATGATAAAATATCGGGTGAAACATGCATGGTGTGTTTGGAGAAAGAATCGGTTGGTGAAGTGGTTATAAGGTTGGCTTGTGGCCATGTTTTTCATGAGGATTGTATCGTCAAGTGGCTACATACAAACCACTTGTGCCCTTTGTGCAGGTTTTCGATTTCTTGA